In a single window of the Salvelinus alpinus chromosome 15, SLU_Salpinus.1, whole genome shotgun sequence genome:
- the LOC139539657 gene encoding cystathionine gamma-lyase-like isoform X1, which translates to MASKHQQNDLPAGFRVQFKSFATEAIHVGQEPEQWKSMAVVPPITLSTTFKQYGPGDHAGFEYSRSGNPTRNCLEKAVAALDGAKYCFALASGLAATMTITHMLKAGDGVVCMSDVYGGTNRYFRKIATEFGLDVSFADCTKIELLQAALKPNTKLVWIETPTNPTMKVVDIQACAAVVHQHNKDTVVVVDNTFMSAYFQRPLDLGADICMYSATKYMNGHSDVVMGLVSVNSEDLYDRLKFLQNALGAVPSPFDCYLCNRGLKTLHLRMRQHFKNALAVAKFLEADPRVDRVIFPGLPSHPQHELMKRQCTGCPGMITFYIKGKLENATTFLSSLKLFALAESLGGYESLAEHPAIMTHASVPESDRAALGISDTLIRLSVGLEDEQDIIEDLEQALNAAVCTLPYNTLHSACS; encoded by the exons ATGGCTTCAAAACACCAACAGAACGACTTGCCTGCAGGGTTCCGCGTGCAGTTCAAATCTTTCGCAACAGAGGCGATCCATGTTGGTCAGGAACCGGAGCAATGGAAATCTATGGCGGTGGTACCACCTATTACTCTGTCCACCACGTTCAAGCAGTATGGACCTGGAGATCATGCT GGTTTTGAGTACAGTCGGAGTGGAAACCCTACTAGAAACTGTCTGGAAAAAGCTGTTGCTGCTTTGGATGGAGCAAAGTATT GTTTTGCTCTTGCTTCCGGGCTGGCTGCGACTATGACCATCACTCACATGCTGAAAGCTGGAGATGGCGTTGTCTGCATGAGTGATGTGTATGGAG GCACCAATCGTTACTTCCGGAAGATTGCTACAGAATTTGGCTTGGATGTCTCCTTTGCTGATTGTACCAAAATCGAGTTGCTCCAGGCCGCTCTTAAGCCGAACACAAAG TTAGTATGGATTGAGACTCCCACCAACCCTACCATGAAGGTGGTGGATATCCAGGCCTGTGCAGCTGTGGTCCACCAACACAACAAGGATACCGTGGTGGTCGTGGACAACACTTTTATGTCAGCCTACTTCCAG CGCCCCTTGGACCTCGGAGCAGACATCTGCATGTATTCAGCTACTAAGTACATGAATG GTCACAGTGATGTTGTAATGGGCCTGGTGTCTGTGAATAGTGAGGACCTGTATGACCGACTGAAGTTCCTACAGAATG CCCTGGGAGCCGTACCGTCCCCCTTTGACTGCTACCTGTGTAACCGTGGCCTGAAGACCCTGCACCTGCGCATGAGGCAGCACTTCAAGAATGCCCTGGCAGTGGCCAAGTTCCTGGAAGCTGACCCCAGGGTGGACAGAGTCATCTTTCCAG GCTTACCCTCCCACCCCCAGCACGAGCTGATGAAGAGACAGTGCACAGGCTGCCCAGGGATGATCACCTTTTACATAAAGGGAAAACTGGAGAATGCCACCACCTTCCTCAGCAGCCTCAAG TTGTTTGCACTTGCCGAGAGCCTTGGCGGTTATGAAAGTTTGGCAGAGCATCC GGCGATAATGACCCATGCGTCTGTTCCAGAGAGTGATAGGGCTGCCCTAGGGATCAGTGACACGCTGATCCGTCTGTCTGTGGGGCTGGAGGACGAGCaggacatcattgaggacctggAACAAGCCTTGAACGCCGCGGTATGTACACTAccatacaatacactacactcTGCCTGCTCATAG
- the LOC139539657 gene encoding cystathionine gamma-lyase-like isoform X2 translates to MASKHQQNDLPAGFRVQFKSFATEAIHVGQEPEQWKSMAVVPPITLSTTFKQYGPGDHAGFEYSRSGNPTRNCLEKAVAALDGAKYCFALASGLAATMTITHMLKAGDGVVCMSDVYGGTNRYFRKIATEFGLDVSFADCTKIELLQAALKPNTKLVWIETPTNPTMKVVDIQACAAVVHQHNKDTVVVVDNTFMSAYFQRPLDLGADICMYSATKYMNGHSDVVMGLVSVNSEDLYDRLKFLQNALGAVPSPFDCYLCNRGLKTLHLRMRQHFKNALAVAKFLEADPRVDRVIFPGLPSHPQHELMKRQCTGCPGMITFYIKGKLENATTFLSSLKLFALAESLGGYESLAEHPAIMTHASVPESDRAALGISDTLIRLSVGLEDEQDIIEDLEQALNAAHPNK, encoded by the exons ATGGCTTCAAAACACCAACAGAACGACTTGCCTGCAGGGTTCCGCGTGCAGTTCAAATCTTTCGCAACAGAGGCGATCCATGTTGGTCAGGAACCGGAGCAATGGAAATCTATGGCGGTGGTACCACCTATTACTCTGTCCACCACGTTCAAGCAGTATGGACCTGGAGATCATGCT GGTTTTGAGTACAGTCGGAGTGGAAACCCTACTAGAAACTGTCTGGAAAAAGCTGTTGCTGCTTTGGATGGAGCAAAGTATT GTTTTGCTCTTGCTTCCGGGCTGGCTGCGACTATGACCATCACTCACATGCTGAAAGCTGGAGATGGCGTTGTCTGCATGAGTGATGTGTATGGAG GCACCAATCGTTACTTCCGGAAGATTGCTACAGAATTTGGCTTGGATGTCTCCTTTGCTGATTGTACCAAAATCGAGTTGCTCCAGGCCGCTCTTAAGCCGAACACAAAG TTAGTATGGATTGAGACTCCCACCAACCCTACCATGAAGGTGGTGGATATCCAGGCCTGTGCAGCTGTGGTCCACCAACACAACAAGGATACCGTGGTGGTCGTGGACAACACTTTTATGTCAGCCTACTTCCAG CGCCCCTTGGACCTCGGAGCAGACATCTGCATGTATTCAGCTACTAAGTACATGAATG GTCACAGTGATGTTGTAATGGGCCTGGTGTCTGTGAATAGTGAGGACCTGTATGACCGACTGAAGTTCCTACAGAATG CCCTGGGAGCCGTACCGTCCCCCTTTGACTGCTACCTGTGTAACCGTGGCCTGAAGACCCTGCACCTGCGCATGAGGCAGCACTTCAAGAATGCCCTGGCAGTGGCCAAGTTCCTGGAAGCTGACCCCAGGGTGGACAGAGTCATCTTTCCAG GCTTACCCTCCCACCCCCAGCACGAGCTGATGAAGAGACAGTGCACAGGCTGCCCAGGGATGATCACCTTTTACATAAAGGGAAAACTGGAGAATGCCACCACCTTCCTCAGCAGCCTCAAG TTGTTTGCACTTGCCGAGAGCCTTGGCGGTTATGAAAGTTTGGCAGAGCATCC GGCGATAATGACCCATGCGTCTGTTCCAGAGAGTGATAGGGCTGCCCTAGGGATCAGTGACACGCTGATCCGTCTGTCTGTGGGGCTGGAGGACGAGCaggacatcattgaggacctggAACAAGCCTTGAACGCCGCG CATCCGAATAAGTAA
- the LOC139539657 gene encoding cystathionine gamma-lyase-like isoform X3, which produces MAVVPPITLSTTFKQYGPGDHAGFEYSRSGNPTRNCLEKAVAALDGAKYCFALASGLAATMTITHMLKAGDGVVCMSDVYGGTNRYFRKIATEFGLDVSFADCTKIELLQAALKPNTKLVWIETPTNPTMKVVDIQACAAVVHQHNKDTVVVVDNTFMSAYFQRPLDLGADICMYSATKYMNGHSDVVMGLVSVNSEDLYDRLKFLQNALGAVPSPFDCYLCNRGLKTLHLRMRQHFKNALAVAKFLEADPRVDRVIFPGLPSHPQHELMKRQCTGCPGMITFYIKGKLENATTFLSSLKLFALAESLGGYESLAEHPAIMTHASVPESDRAALGISDTLIRLSVGLEDEQDIIEDLEQALNAAVCTLPYNTLHSACS; this is translated from the exons ATGGCGGTGGTACCACCTATTACTCTGTCCACCACGTTCAAGCAGTATGGACCTGGAGATCATGCT GGTTTTGAGTACAGTCGGAGTGGAAACCCTACTAGAAACTGTCTGGAAAAAGCTGTTGCTGCTTTGGATGGAGCAAAGTATT GTTTTGCTCTTGCTTCCGGGCTGGCTGCGACTATGACCATCACTCACATGCTGAAAGCTGGAGATGGCGTTGTCTGCATGAGTGATGTGTATGGAG GCACCAATCGTTACTTCCGGAAGATTGCTACAGAATTTGGCTTGGATGTCTCCTTTGCTGATTGTACCAAAATCGAGTTGCTCCAGGCCGCTCTTAAGCCGAACACAAAG TTAGTATGGATTGAGACTCCCACCAACCCTACCATGAAGGTGGTGGATATCCAGGCCTGTGCAGCTGTGGTCCACCAACACAACAAGGATACCGTGGTGGTCGTGGACAACACTTTTATGTCAGCCTACTTCCAG CGCCCCTTGGACCTCGGAGCAGACATCTGCATGTATTCAGCTACTAAGTACATGAATG GTCACAGTGATGTTGTAATGGGCCTGGTGTCTGTGAATAGTGAGGACCTGTATGACCGACTGAAGTTCCTACAGAATG CCCTGGGAGCCGTACCGTCCCCCTTTGACTGCTACCTGTGTAACCGTGGCCTGAAGACCCTGCACCTGCGCATGAGGCAGCACTTCAAGAATGCCCTGGCAGTGGCCAAGTTCCTGGAAGCTGACCCCAGGGTGGACAGAGTCATCTTTCCAG GCTTACCCTCCCACCCCCAGCACGAGCTGATGAAGAGACAGTGCACAGGCTGCCCAGGGATGATCACCTTTTACATAAAGGGAAAACTGGAGAATGCCACCACCTTCCTCAGCAGCCTCAAG TTGTTTGCACTTGCCGAGAGCCTTGGCGGTTATGAAAGTTTGGCAGAGCATCC GGCGATAATGACCCATGCGTCTGTTCCAGAGAGTGATAGGGCTGCCCTAGGGATCAGTGACACGCTGATCCGTCTGTCTGTGGGGCTGGAGGACGAGCaggacatcattgaggacctggAACAAGCCTTGAACGCCGCGGTATGTACACTAccatacaatacactacactcTGCCTGCTCATAG